A region from the Lolium perenne isolate Kyuss_39 chromosome 4, Kyuss_2.0, whole genome shotgun sequence genome encodes:
- the LOC127297144 gene encoding 24-methylenesterol C-methyltransferase 2, giving the protein METATMAWTAAVAGVGLVYWFFWVMGAAEVKGKRGVDLKMGSITDDKVKDKYTQYWSFFRAPKDTAATAADREKVPAFVDTFYNLVTDIYEWGWGQSFHFSPALPGKSDRHATRVHEERVADLLNAKPAHRLLDVGCGVGGPMRAIAAHSGSKVVGITINDYQVNRARAHNRKAGLDSQCEVVCGNFMAMPFPDASFDGAYSIEATCHAPRLQDVYAEVFRVLKPGGLYVSYEWVTTALYRADDPAHVEAIHGIERGDALPGLRHHDEIADIAREVGFEVVKELDLALPPSLPWWTRLKMGKFAYWRNSLVVRVLTLLRIAPKGVVEVHEMLFDTAKHLTLGGETGIFSPMHMVLLRKPADAASDESK; this is encoded by the coding sequence ATGGAGACCGCCACCATGGCGTggacggcggcggtggccggTGTGGGCCTCGTCTACTGGTTCTTCTGGGTGATGGGCGCGGCGGAGGTGAAGGGCAAGCGCGGCGTGGATCTCAAGATGGGATCCATCACGGAcgacaaggtcaaggacaagtacACGCAGTACTGGTCCTTCTTCCGCGCGCCCAAggacaccgccgccaccgccgccgaccgCGAGAAGGTGCCCGCCTTCGTCGACACCTTCTACAACCTCGTCACCGACATCTACGAGTGGGGCTGGGGCCAGTCCTTCCACTTCTCGCCCGCCCTGCCCGGCAAGTCCGACCGCCACGCCACCCGCGTCCACGAGGAGCGCGTCGCCGACCTCCTCAACGCCAAACCAGCCCACCGCCTCCTCGACGTCGGCTGCGGCGTCGGCGGGCCCATGCGCGCCATCGCCGCCCACTCCGGCTCCAAGGTCGTCGGCATCACCATCAACGACTACCAGGTCAACCGCGCCCGCGCCCACAACCGCAAGGCCGGGCTCGACTCCCAGTGCGAGGTGGTGTGCGGCAACTTCATGGCCATGCCCTTCCCCGACGCCTCCTTCGACGGCGCATACTCCATCGAGGCCACCTGCCACGCGCCCAGGCTGCAGGACGTCTACGCCGAGGTCTTCCGCGTGCTCAAGCCCGGGGGACTCTACGTCTCCTACGAGTGGGTCACCACCGCGCTCTACCGCGCCGACGACCCAGCCCACGTCGAGGCCATCCATGGCATCGAGCGCGGCGACGCACTCCCGGGCCTCCGCCACCACGACGAGATCGCGGACATCGCCAGAGAAGTGGGATTCGAGGTCGTCAAGGAGCTCGACCTCGCGCTGCCCCCGTCCCTGCCCTGGTGGACGCGCCTCAAGATGGGCAAGTTCGCCTACTGGCGCAACTCCCTCGTCGTCCGCGTCCTCACCCTGCTCCGGATCGCGCCCAAGGGCGTCGTCGAGGTCCACGAGATGCTCTTCGACaccgccaagcacctcaccctcGGCGGCGAGACCGGCATCTTCTCGCCCATGCACATGGTGCTCCTCCGCAAGCCCGCCGACGCCGCATCAGACGAGAGCAAATAG